A region of Paenibacillus thiaminolyticus DNA encodes the following proteins:
- a CDS encoding IS4 family transposase, with protein MNEYAISLKKTLTSLIREMAAAPAPYVKNPEKDFTRKKKLPFETVMQLLISMGGNSIYKELLESQGYDVNTATTSAFVQQRNKVLPSAVEFLFHAFTQSVTDIKDYRGYRLLAFDGSDLHIATDSADTDTYFQSQPNTKGNNLLHLNAAYDLCNRLYVDAIVQPRRLCNEGRALAAMVDRSPIKGKTIVIADRGYESYNNFAHLERKGWNYVIRVKDLDSNGILSGLRLPSSGEFDRDIHLTLTKKQTKAVKAHPERYKFVPSTSTFDFLDLHENLFYPISFRVVRFVLPSGAFETVITNLTATDFPPGEIMSMYNMRWGIETSFRALKYTVGLTNFHAKKRESITQEIFARMLLYNFAEMMTSHVVISQMEKRHPYQVNFTVAVHVCRHFLRSRDDEPSPDVEALIRKNILPIRPVRPGQQNTRKIRWKSVVSFVYRVA; from the coding sequence ATGAATGAGTATGCGATTTCGCTAAAAAAAACGCTGACATCCCTTATACGAGAAATGGCAGCCGCACCAGCTCCTTATGTCAAAAACCCTGAAAAAGATTTTACCCGAAAGAAAAAGCTGCCCTTTGAAACGGTGATGCAACTCCTGATCTCCATGGGGGGCAACAGCATATATAAGGAACTTTTGGAATCACAAGGCTATGACGTAAACACCGCAACCACTTCCGCTTTTGTCCAACAGAGGAATAAAGTCCTGCCGTCTGCTGTGGAATTCTTGTTTCACGCATTTACGCAATCGGTTACGGATATCAAGGACTACCGAGGGTATCGATTACTTGCCTTTGACGGTTCGGATTTGCATATCGCAACTGACTCTGCGGACACGGACACCTATTTTCAAAGTCAACCGAACACGAAAGGCAATAACCTTCTGCATTTGAACGCTGCCTATGACTTGTGCAACAGACTGTACGTGGATGCCATTGTTCAGCCACGAAGGTTATGCAACGAGGGAAGGGCGCTGGCTGCTATGGTTGACCGTTCTCCCATCAAGGGCAAAACCATTGTGATTGCCGATAGAGGCTATGAAAGTTACAACAATTTCGCGCATCTTGAACGCAAAGGGTGGAACTATGTCATACGGGTAAAGGATTTGGATTCCAATGGTATTCTTTCGGGCTTGCGTTTGCCCTCTAGCGGAGAGTTTGATAGGGACATTCATCTGACACTCACCAAAAAACAAACCAAAGCGGTCAAGGCTCATCCAGAGAGGTACAAGTTCGTCCCTTCCACGTCAACCTTTGATTTTTTGGATTTGCACGAGAACTTGTTTTACCCGATTTCCTTTCGGGTGGTTCGTTTCGTCCTGCCGAGTGGCGCTTTTGAGACCGTCATTACGAATCTTACCGCCACGGATTTCCCACCGGGTGAAATCATGTCTATGTATAACATGCGATGGGGCATTGAAACCTCATTCCGGGCATTAAAGTACACCGTCGGTCTGACGAATTTTCATGCAAAGAAACGAGAGTCCATTACCCAAGAGATTTTCGCAAGAATGCTCCTGTACAATTTCGCTGAAATGATGACCTCGCACGTCGTCATTTCCCAAATGGAGAAACGGCACCCCTATCAAGTCAACTTCACGGTTGCCGTTCACGTGTGTAGACACTTCCTGCGCTCAAGGGACGATGAACCCTCGCCCGATGTTGAAGCACTGATCCGCAAAAACATTTTGCCGATTCGCCCCGTTCGCCCAGGGCAGCAGAATACGCGCAAAATCCGCTGGAAATCAGTAGTTAGCTTCGTCTATAGAGTAGCATAA
- a CDS encoding M56 family metallopeptidase, whose amino-acid sequence MSKLLELLSTLSVAGSTVVICILLLRLIPLNISTKWRYVLGKLAVWFYILPVALLFQWFPLPFTTKPIITNSVSGLPSTISAELAVILISLWGIGAASYFTWQIYCYRRFIKSLQRTRIPVLENSEAAIKLLSMKQALDIQNNVEMAYSSAIRSPILVGLWKSTIFLPIDNTINVDLNMIMHHELIHLKRRDLWVKALSLGASSLHWFNPLVHVLRKDIHIWSELSCDEEVVKEMSYAERKRYGQTILNVMAGSKGLPVRFCTSLSGDGKQLKRRLNMMLNVKKLKKKTILSTSFAVIIVGTIGLSSAVWASINAPDVEIDTKLAKIRNGVTIKSEGVKEGNLNDHRHEIKHLKP is encoded by the coding sequence ATGAGTAAACTTCTTGAACTGCTTAGTACGCTTTCTGTTGCGGGAAGCACCGTTGTAATCTGTATACTCTTACTGAGACTCATTCCACTAAACATTTCAACAAAATGGCGATATGTACTCGGAAAATTAGCGGTTTGGTTCTATATTCTGCCTGTTGCCCTTCTTTTTCAATGGTTTCCATTGCCGTTTACTACAAAACCAATAATAACTAATTCTGTATCTGGATTACCATCAACCATTTCTGCCGAATTAGCCGTTATCCTTATAAGTCTGTGGGGCATTGGAGCTGCGTCTTACTTCACATGGCAGATTTATTGCTACCGAAGGTTTATAAAGAGTTTGCAACGTACCCGTATCCCTGTTCTTGAGAATAGCGAAGCTGCAATAAAGCTACTTTCTATGAAGCAAGCACTTGACATTCAAAATAACGTCGAAATGGCATATAGCTCCGCAATCCGTAGTCCTATTCTCGTTGGTCTATGGAAGTCCACCATATTCCTGCCTATCGATAATACGATAAATGTGGATTTAAATATGATAATGCACCACGAACTGATCCACTTAAAACGGAGGGATTTATGGGTCAAGGCGCTTTCATTAGGAGCAAGTAGTTTGCATTGGTTTAATCCCTTGGTTCACGTTCTTCGTAAAGATATTCACATATGGAGCGAGTTGTCCTGTGACGAAGAAGTCGTGAAAGAAATGTCCTATGCCGAACGGAAACGATATGGTCAAACGATCCTGAACGTGATGGCAGGTTCAAAAGGATTGCCCGTTAGGTTTTGTACATCTTTATCCGGTGACGGAAAACAATTGAAAAGGAGATTGAATATGATGCTTAATGTGAAAAAACTGAAAAAGAAAACCATACTTTCTACCTCATTCGCAGTAATTATCGTGGGAACGATTGGTTTATCGTCGGCCGTTTGGGCCTCAATAAATGCACCTGATGTTGAAATAGATACAAAACTCGCAAAAATTAGAAACGGAGTAACAATTAAAAGTGAAGGTGTCAAAGAAGGGAATTTAAATGATCACCGACACGAAATAAAGCATCTTAAACCATAA
- a CDS encoding BlaI/MecI/CopY family transcriptional regulator: MSKVQRLSETELELMEAIWEYDHPVTSTELLRIFAQRGKEWKAQTISTFLSRLVDKGALSIVTRQGRTNSYAPILSQEEYKLQETQNILHGLYQGSVKNLISSLYDGDRLSDEDIAELKQWFSRK; this comes from the coding sequence GTGAGCAAAGTTCAAAGATTGTCTGAAACCGAATTGGAGTTGATGGAAGCGATTTGGGAATATGACCATCCTGTCACATCTACCGAATTGCTACGCATTTTTGCCCAACGGGGTAAGGAATGGAAGGCACAGACCATTTCCACCTTCCTGTCGAGACTGGTGGACAAAGGGGCATTATCCATCGTCACACGGCAAGGCCGAACTAATTCATATGCCCCCATTCTTTCACAAGAAGAATATAAGCTTCAGGAAACACAGAACATTTTACACGGCTTATACCAAGGTTCAGTTAAAAACTTGATCTCATCTCTGTATGACGGAGATAGGCTTTCAGACGAAGATATTGCAGAGCTGAAACAGTGGTTCTCCAGGAAGTAG
- the tyrS gene encoding tyrosine--tRNA ligase has protein sequence MNIIDELEWREAINQQTDAEGLRKLVEEHSISLYCGVDPTGDSMHIGHLIPFMMLKRFQLAGHKPVILIGGATGTIGDPSGRQSERSLQTMEQVQANVDALTAQMKKLFLTDGDNQLRMVNNYDWTHQLNVIDFLRDYGKNFSINTMLAKDIVSSRLDSGISYTEFSYQILQSMDFLHLYREEGVQLQIGGSDQWGNITSGLDLIRKKEGPEAKAFGLTIPLMLKADGTKFGKTAGGAIWLDPKKTTLYEFYQFWANTDDRDVVKYLKYFTFLDKEAIEALAEKVRTEPHKREAQITLAEEMTRFVHGEEMLAQAKRITAALFSGDIRSLTADEIEQGFKEMPTFEASAESKNIVEWLVDIGIEPSKRQAREDITNGAISLNGERVSELEFVVGAEHAIEGRFIIIRKGKKKYHLVKLV, from the coding sequence TTGAATATTATTGATGAACTGGAATGGCGCGAGGCGATTAATCAACAGACAGATGCTGAAGGGCTGCGCAAGCTGGTGGAAGAACATTCGATTTCGTTGTACTGCGGGGTGGACCCGACCGGAGACAGCATGCATATCGGGCATCTCATTCCGTTCATGATGCTCAAGCGATTCCAGCTGGCCGGGCACAAGCCCGTCATTCTGATCGGCGGCGCGACCGGAACGATTGGCGATCCGAGCGGACGGCAATCCGAGCGGTCGCTGCAGACGATGGAGCAGGTGCAGGCGAATGTGGATGCGCTGACCGCGCAGATGAAAAAGCTATTCCTGACCGATGGAGACAATCAGCTGCGTATGGTGAACAACTATGACTGGACGCATCAGCTGAATGTGATTGACTTTTTACGCGACTACGGGAAAAATTTCAGCATTAATACGATGCTGGCCAAAGATATTGTGTCAAGCCGCCTGGATAGCGGGATCTCCTACACTGAATTCTCCTACCAGATCTTGCAATCTATGGACTTCCTGCATCTGTACCGGGAAGAGGGCGTGCAGTTGCAAATCGGCGGTTCCGATCAGTGGGGGAATATTACGAGCGGCCTGGACTTGATCCGCAAAAAGGAAGGCCCTGAGGCCAAGGCGTTCGGCCTGACGATTCCGCTGATGCTGAAAGCGGATGGTACGAAGTTCGGCAAAACGGCCGGGGGCGCGATTTGGCTCGATCCGAAGAAGACGACACTGTATGAGTTCTACCAGTTCTGGGCGAACACCGATGACCGCGATGTCGTGAAATACTTGAAGTATTTCACTTTCCTCGATAAAGAGGCGATTGAAGCGCTAGCCGAGAAAGTGCGTACCGAGCCGCATAAGCGCGAAGCGCAAATAACGCTGGCCGAAGAAATGACGAGATTCGTTCACGGCGAAGAAATGCTGGCGCAGGCGAAACGAATTACCGCCGCGCTGTTCAGCGGGGATATCCGGTCATTGACAGCGGATGAAATTGAGCAAGGCTTCAAGGAAATGCCGACGTTTGAGGCTTCCGCGGAATCCAAAAATATCGTGGAATGGCTCGTCGATATTGGCATTGAGCCGTCGAAGCGCCAGGCGCGCGAGGATATTACGAATGGCGCCATTTCGCTGAACGGCGAGCGGGTGAGCGAGCTGGAATTCGTCGTCGGCGCCGAGCATGCAATTGAAGGCCGCTTCATCATTATCCGTAAAGGAAAGAAGAAATATCATTTGGTGAAATTGGTGTAA
- a CDS encoding alkaline phosphatase yields MKPFVRKLLVAALALLMLPFGAWQSDAALAAGAGNRKPESKNVIVLIGDGMGPAQVSAARIYSKNKLKKPSLNLDSIYVGQATTFADKGEDGDTIVSGEVTDSASAGTAFATGHKTYNAAISVSNEDISKPFASVIEASKAAGKSTGLVTTARITHATPAVYAAHVRNRDNENAIASQYLESGVDVLLGGGKRYFVSKEDKGKRDDKTIIPDFEKKGYKVVYDKKGLAALTSKNQKILGLFHDSHVDYVLDRKPETPSLADMTAKAIEALSTNPVGFTMMVEGGRIDHAAHANDFGAMIQETLDFDAAVKVALDFAKKDGNTSVVITADHETGGLSLSRDNIYELSVDAWDAQQISSELLAPQLAQATSTTKIKELIQKYTGFSDLTEEEAQYILQGDGASYKQEGAFNQVMAKRYLIGWSGHGHSAVDVGVWAYGPIVQHVQGQIDNTAIATSIAQVAGLDLEKATKELQAKYLYPKYKGNNDGTVLFPAVKLAQALQIKVTDNKDAKVTTFAKGNVTLKVQSGSKVTVNGKASTLPAEVDSNILYLSLEAFSQLTGQALKWDALSERIILE; encoded by the coding sequence ATGAAACCATTCGTACGGAAATTGCTGGTTGCGGCTCTGGCGCTGCTCATGCTTCCATTTGGCGCATGGCAGTCCGATGCGGCGCTGGCTGCGGGAGCAGGGAACCGGAAGCCGGAATCCAAAAACGTTATCGTGCTCATCGGCGATGGCATGGGACCCGCGCAAGTATCCGCAGCACGGATCTACTCCAAAAATAAGCTGAAGAAGCCGTCTTTGAACCTGGACAGCATTTACGTCGGTCAAGCTACGACCTTTGCCGACAAAGGCGAAGACGGGGATACCATCGTGTCTGGAGAAGTTACGGATTCTGCATCCGCGGGAACGGCCTTTGCGACCGGACATAAAACCTACAACGCGGCCATCAGCGTCTCGAACGAGGATATTTCCAAGCCATTCGCTTCCGTGATCGAAGCTTCCAAAGCCGCCGGCAAGTCGACTGGATTAGTGACGACAGCACGAATCACGCATGCTACTCCGGCTGTGTACGCCGCGCACGTCCGCAACCGCGACAATGAAAATGCGATCGCCTCTCAATATTTGGAGTCCGGCGTTGATGTCCTGCTGGGCGGCGGCAAACGCTATTTCGTCAGCAAGGAAGACAAAGGCAAGCGTGACGACAAGACGATCATTCCCGATTTCGAGAAAAAAGGCTATAAAGTCGTTTACGATAAAAAAGGCTTGGCGGCTTTAACGTCCAAAAACCAAAAAATTCTCGGCTTGTTCCATGATTCCCATGTCGATTATGTGCTGGATCGCAAGCCAGAGACACCGAGTCTTGCCGACATGACGGCCAAGGCGATCGAAGCTCTGTCCACGAATCCGGTAGGGTTCACGATGATGGTTGAGGGCGGACGCATTGACCATGCCGCCCACGCGAATGATTTCGGCGCGATGATCCAGGAGACGCTCGATTTCGACGCCGCCGTGAAGGTAGCGCTTGACTTCGCCAAGAAGGACGGCAACACATCCGTGGTCATTACAGCCGACCATGAGACGGGCGGCCTCTCGCTTTCCCGTGACAATATTTATGAGCTGAGCGTGGACGCATGGGACGCACAACAAATTTCTTCCGAGCTGCTCGCGCCACAGCTTGCCCAGGCAACATCAACAACGAAAATCAAGGAGCTAATCCAGAAATATACCGGATTTTCCGATCTTACGGAAGAAGAAGCGCAATATATATTGCAGGGAGACGGAGCCTCTTATAAGCAGGAAGGCGCCTTCAATCAAGTGATGGCCAAGCGTTACTTGATTGGCTGGTCCGGCCATGGCCACTCGGCCGTCGACGTCGGCGTGTGGGCTTACGGTCCGATCGTGCAGCATGTCCAAGGCCAGATCGACAACACAGCAATCGCAACCAGCATTGCGCAAGTCGCAGGATTAGATTTGGAAAAAGCAACAAAAGAATTGCAAGCGAAGTACCTGTACCCGAAATATAAAGGAAATAATGACGGCACCGTACTCTTCCCTGCCGTCAAGCTAGCTCAAGCGCTGCAAATCAAAGTCACGGACAACAAGGACGCAAAGGTCACGACATTTGCGAAAGGCAATGTTACCTTGAAAGTACAGAGCGGCAGCAAAGTGACCGTGAACGGCAAAGCCAGCACCCTTCCGGCCGAGGTCGATAGCAATATCCTCTATCTGAGTCTGGAAGCGTTCAGCCAATTGACAGGCCAAGCGTTGAAGTGGGATGCCTTGTCCGAACGCATCATACTGGAATAA
- a CDS encoding bifunctional cytochrome P450/NADPH--P450 reductase translates to MTIAIPQPRTYGPLGNLPQLDTEMPIQSFMKLAEEYGEFFRLKLPFGHLHIVSGYELVKDLTDPSRFDKIVEKTVLEKVRALLGDGLFTSETEDPNWRKAHNILLPSFSRTAMRGYFDKMLEIAIQLVQKWSRLNPDESVDVPEDMTRLALDTIGLCGFNYRFNSFYREQSHPFVASMVRALSETMSQAQRLGIQDMLMVKSRRQLQQDLEFMFSLVDKIIAERKAHGQQEEDDLLAHMLKGQDTETGEALDDTNIRYQIITFLIAGHETTSGLLSFALYYLLNNPEKLQRGYDEVDRVLTDPVPTYAQVKNLKYVRMILDEALRLWPTAPGFSLQAKKDTMLAGKYAVNQGDRMVVLIPQLHRDVSAWGEDAEMFRPERFEDPSRVPHDAYKPFGIGQRACIGQQFALQEATLVLGLLLKHFEFIDHTRYELKVKETLTVKPDGFTIRIRPRSRQTGFMFGVGGGGAAAPKKNAVEREALAPAERHDTPLLVLYGSDLGTAEGIARELADTARYQGFQSKVAALNDYAGKLPAEGVIYIVTSSYNGMPPNNARGFVQWLREVNPGDLEGVRYCVFGCGDRNWASTFQSVPTWIDGQMAATGAKRLVPLGGGDVGGDFETEVENWRDQLWPEVMSTLGLSFKAMEHQASPDLSLEVVRGMIEAPLAESYDAHYAKVVDNRELQKAGGGRSTRHIEIALPEGSAYQEGDHLGVFPRNRKELVERVLNRFELDGNDYVILKTSGLRVAHLPLDRPVKLFDLVGRSVELQEPATRAQIRELAARTACPPHKRELEVLLEDEAYKANILQQRISMLDLLEKYAACEMPFERFLELLPPLKARYYSMSSSPRVQPQQASITVSVVQGPAWSGQGEYRGVASNYLAGLQAGESVMMFVRTPESGFRLPEDPRTPIVMVGPGVGIAPFRGFLQARRALKRQGAQLGAAHLYFGCRDAADHIYLEEMEQFQQEGVVTVHTAFSRLPGQPKTYVQHLMQERDMEIIGMLDRGGQFYVCGDGSRMAPDVEAALRKCYHTVHGVSEAEAKAWLERLEAEGRYVKDVWASGKA, encoded by the coding sequence ATGACGATTGCGATTCCACAGCCCAGAACGTACGGGCCGCTAGGCAATCTGCCCCAGCTTGACACGGAAATGCCTATTCAGTCGTTCATGAAGCTGGCGGAAGAGTATGGTGAATTTTTTCGATTGAAGCTGCCGTTTGGACATTTGCACATTGTGTCCGGCTATGAATTGGTGAAGGACCTGACCGATCCGTCCCGTTTTGACAAAATTGTTGAGAAAACCGTGCTGGAAAAGGTGCGCGCCCTCTTGGGGGACGGATTGTTCACTTCGGAAACCGAGGATCCGAATTGGCGGAAGGCTCACAATATTTTGCTCCCGAGCTTCAGCCGGACGGCGATGCGCGGCTATTTCGACAAGATGCTCGAGATCGCGATCCAACTGGTGCAGAAGTGGTCGCGCCTCAACCCGGATGAAAGCGTGGACGTGCCGGAAGATATGACGCGGCTGGCGCTGGACACGATTGGATTATGCGGCTTCAATTATCGGTTTAACAGCTTTTACCGTGAGCAATCGCATCCATTCGTCGCCAGCATGGTGCGGGCCCTCAGTGAAACGATGAGCCAAGCGCAGCGCCTCGGCATTCAGGATATGCTGATGGTGAAGTCAAGACGCCAGCTCCAGCAGGATCTCGAATTCATGTTCTCCTTGGTAGACAAAATTATTGCCGAACGGAAGGCCCATGGTCAGCAGGAAGAGGATGACTTGCTGGCCCATATGCTCAAGGGCCAAGATACGGAGACGGGAGAGGCGCTGGATGACACGAACATTCGCTATCAGATTATTACGTTCTTGATCGCCGGTCATGAGACGACGAGCGGTTTATTATCCTTTGCGCTGTACTATCTGTTGAATAATCCCGAGAAGCTGCAAAGAGGATATGATGAGGTAGACCGCGTGTTAACGGATCCGGTCCCCACTTACGCTCAAGTGAAGAACTTGAAATACGTCCGCATGATTCTTGATGAAGCCTTGCGTCTATGGCCGACGGCTCCGGGCTTCTCTTTGCAGGCGAAGAAGGATACGATGCTGGCTGGAAAATATGCGGTGAACCAAGGTGACCGGATGGTCGTGCTGATTCCCCAATTGCATCGGGACGTGTCCGCATGGGGCGAGGATGCGGAGATGTTCCGCCCGGAACGGTTCGAGGACCCGAGCCGGGTGCCGCATGATGCATACAAGCCGTTCGGAATCGGGCAGCGGGCCTGTATCGGCCAGCAATTCGCGCTGCAGGAGGCGACGCTGGTGCTGGGACTCCTGCTCAAACATTTCGAGTTCATCGATCATACCCGTTACGAACTGAAGGTGAAGGAGACGCTGACGGTGAAGCCCGATGGCTTCACGATCCGAATTCGCCCCCGGAGCAGACAAACCGGCTTTATGTTCGGAGTCGGCGGGGGAGGGGCGGCTGCGCCAAAGAAAAATGCCGTCGAACGGGAAGCCTTGGCTCCGGCGGAGCGCCATGATACCCCGCTGCTCGTGCTGTACGGCTCCGATCTGGGCACGGCTGAGGGGATTGCCCGCGAACTGGCGGATACGGCGCGTTACCAGGGCTTCCAGAGCAAGGTAGCGGCGCTGAACGATTATGCAGGGAAGCTGCCTGCGGAGGGCGTGATATATATCGTTACGTCGTCCTATAACGGCATGCCGCCCAATAATGCACGCGGCTTTGTCCAGTGGCTTCGGGAAGTTAACCCTGGAGATTTGGAAGGAGTTCGCTATTGTGTCTTCGGCTGCGGTGATCGCAACTGGGCCAGCACATTTCAGAGCGTTCCGACATGGATTGACGGGCAGATGGCGGCTACAGGGGCGAAGCGGCTTGTACCGCTGGGCGGGGGCGATGTTGGCGGCGATTTCGAGACCGAGGTGGAGAACTGGCGCGATCAGCTGTGGCCTGAGGTCATGAGCACGTTAGGTCTAAGCTTCAAAGCGATGGAGCATCAAGCAAGCCCGGATCTGTCCTTGGAAGTGGTCCGCGGCATGATCGAGGCGCCGCTTGCCGAATCGTACGATGCTCATTATGCCAAGGTCGTTGACAACCGCGAGCTTCAAAAAGCAGGAGGCGGACGCAGCACGCGCCATATTGAAATTGCACTTCCGGAGGGGAGCGCGTATCAAGAGGGGGATCATCTGGGTGTGTTCCCTCGAAATCGCAAGGAACTCGTGGAACGTGTCTTGAACCGCTTCGAATTGGATGGCAACGATTATGTTATTCTGAAAACGTCCGGACTGCGCGTGGCGCATCTGCCGCTGGATCGCCCCGTCAAGCTGTTCGATCTTGTCGGCCGCAGCGTGGAATTGCAGGAGCCGGCGACACGGGCGCAGATTCGGGAGCTTGCCGCACGGACCGCATGCCCGCCCCATAAGCGGGAGCTGGAAGTATTGCTGGAGGATGAGGCATACAAGGCCAATATTTTGCAGCAGCGGATATCGATGCTTGATTTGTTGGAAAAATATGCAGCCTGTGAAATGCCGTTCGAACGGTTTTTGGAGCTTCTGCCTCCGCTGAAAGCGAGATACTATTCGATGTCCAGTTCTCCGCGCGTGCAGCCGCAGCAGGCCAGCATTACGGTTAGCGTCGTGCAAGGTCCGGCCTGGAGCGGCCAAGGCGAGTACCGCGGCGTCGCATCCAATTATCTTGCCGGACTGCAGGCGGGAGAGTCGGTCATGATGTTCGTCCGCACCCCGGAGTCGGGCTTCCGGCTCCCGGAAGATCCGCGAACTCCAATCGTTATGGTCGGACCGGGGGTAGGCATCGCGCCGTTCCGCGGGTTCCTTCAGGCTCGACGCGCGCTCAAGCGGCAAGGTGCCCAGCTCGGGGCGGCACATCTCTATTTCGGCTGCCGCGACGCAGCGGATCATATCTATCTTGAAGAGATGGAGCAGTTCCAGCAAGAGGGGGTTGTTACGGTGCACACCGCATTTTCGCGGCTTCCGGGGCAGCCGAAAACGTATGTCCAGCATCTGATGCAGGAGCGGGACATGGAGATCATCGGCATGCTGGATCGGGGAGGACAATTCTATGTGTGCGGCGATGGAAGCAGGATGGCTCCGGATGTAGAGGCCGCCTTGCGGAAATGTTATCACACGGTTCACGGCGTTAGCGAAGCGGAGGCGAAAGCATGGCTCGAGCGGCTTGAGGCGGAAGGGCGTTACGTCAAAGACGTGTGGGCCAGCGGAAAGGCTTGA
- a CDS encoding TetR/AcrR family transcriptional regulator, which yields MATTKREDILQAALHLFTERGFDATTVPMIAESANVGAGTIYRYFENKEVLLNSLFQEWTERFFQTVTHGFPESGTVRQQFHHIFMQTIHFAKGNREAFSFIDSHLNPRLLDEKSLKTFEVGMDFIRHFLVQGQQQGIISPLSPNALISIFYGALVKLFETIRAEVLEETDELLAGVEECCWNAIRVH from the coding sequence GTGGCGACGACGAAGAGAGAAGACATTTTGCAGGCAGCACTGCATTTGTTTACGGAACGCGGCTTCGATGCGACAACGGTACCGATGATAGCCGAGAGTGCCAACGTGGGAGCCGGCACCATTTATCGGTATTTCGAGAACAAAGAGGTCCTTCTGAATTCATTGTTTCAAGAATGGACGGAGCGATTTTTCCAGACGGTAACCCATGGTTTCCCCGAATCCGGTACTGTGCGGCAGCAATTTCATCACATTTTTATGCAGACGATCCACTTTGCCAAAGGAAACAGAGAAGCGTTTTCGTTCATTGATTCGCACTTGAATCCTCGATTGCTGGATGAAAAAAGCCTGAAAACATTCGAAGTGGGCATGGATTTTATTCGTCACTTCTTAGTCCAAGGACAGCAGCAAGGAATCATCTCCCCCTTGTCGCCCAATGCCTTGATTTCCATTTTCTATGGCGCTCTCGTCAAGCTATTCGAAACGATCAGAGCGGAGGTATTGGAGGAAACGGACGAGCTTCTTGCCGGCGTGGAGGAATGTTGTTGGAATGCGATACGGGTCCATTGA
- a CDS encoding LacI family DNA-binding transcriptional regulator, whose product MANIYDIAKMAGVSVATVSRVLNNHKYVSDDKRDKILTIIDELNYTPNKNAIDLIRGETKIIGLIIPYNNSQCFDQILNGVLKKAIEKDYTVTVLPSQYSKTKEIEYLSKLKNKLLDGIIIASRANGWDSILPYTEYGAIAACEFTPHPAIGCSYFDRYSSYVEAFQLLKNKGHKHVAFTSARGIESVSTQQVIAAYKEVFGKLPPEFHISNCFCLEDGFSAAKQLLHLPQRPTAIFANGDEVAGGVHLYAKSIDLQIPDDVAIIGQENQPISVGLGITSIDHQLSKVGEQACELIINKSTAKIKIPYQFIPRSSV is encoded by the coding sequence ATGGCGAACATTTATGATATAGCCAAAATGGCTGGTGTGTCGGTTGCAACCGTCTCAAGAGTACTGAACAACCATAAATATGTTTCGGATGACAAACGGGACAAGATACTGACCATTATTGATGAACTGAATTATACCCCGAACAAAAACGCCATCGACCTAATCCGTGGCGAAACAAAGATCATCGGTCTCATCATTCCCTATAACAATAGCCAATGCTTTGATCAAATCCTGAATGGAGTGCTTAAAAAGGCGATCGAGAAGGATTATACCGTTACCGTGCTCCCATCCCAGTACAGCAAAACAAAGGAAATCGAATACCTCTCCAAATTAAAAAACAAGCTGCTGGACGGCATTATTATCGCTTCGAGGGCAAATGGCTGGGATTCCATCCTTCCGTACACGGAATACGGCGCAATCGCAGCCTGTGAATTTACGCCCCACCCTGCAATCGGCTGTTCTTACTTTGACAGATATTCTTCTTATGTCGAGGCTTTTCAGCTCTTGAAAAATAAAGGGCATAAACATGTTGCTTTTACATCGGCAAGGGGAATCGAGAGCGTCAGCACTCAGCAAGTGATAGCTGCATATAAGGAGGTATTTGGAAAGCTTCCACCTGAATTTCATATATCCAATTGTTTTTGTCTTGAAGATGGGTTCAGCGCCGCCAAGCAATTATTACATTTGCCCCAGAGACCTACAGCTATTTTTGCAAACGGAGATGAAGTCGCTGGCGGAGTTCACCTGTACGCCAAGTCAATTGACCTTCAGATTCCTGATGATGTAGCGATAATCGGACAAGAAAATCAACCTATTAGCGTTGGCTTAGGCATTACTTCTATTGATCATCAATTATCCAAAGTCGGTGAACAGGCATGTGAGCTTATTATCAATAAATCCACCGCAAAAATAAAGATTCCGTATCAGTTTATTCCAAGATCATCGGTCTAA